The nucleotide sequence GTCGCCTCCAGTATGGATTCAACCAGATGGTTCATGGCCTCGCGGAACGCGAGAAGCTATCGGACATGTTTGGGCGTCGTGTCGGTACTGATGTTGTCCGGGAGGTTCTGGACCGCGGCGGGTCGCTTGGCGGCGAGTCGCGGGAGGTGGCTGTGATGTTTGTGGACCTCGTGGGTTCGAGCAAACGCATCGACGCGCTGCCACCCTACCGAGTGGTCGCGATGCTGAATGAGTTCTTTGAGGTCATCGTTGATACCGTGCATGCCCACGGCGGAATGGTGAACAAGTTCACAGGCGACGCCGCGCTCGCCGTTTTTGGTGCGCCCGTCGCCCTCCCCAACGTTGCGAGTGCCGCGCTGGCTACCGCGCGAGAGCTGCGGCCCCGCATACACGCCACCACGACGCTCAACTTCGGAATAGGCGTATCAGCTGGACGTGTGGTCGCCGGCAACGTGGGGGCGCGTAACCGACTCGAATACACGGTGATCGGAGATCCAGTCAACGAGGCCGCACGCCTCAAAGAGCTGGCGAAGACATGGCCTGGGCGGGTTCTAGCGTCATTCGAGGTGTTGCAGAAGGCCGACGCGTATGAATCATCGCGCTGGCTTCCCACAACGTCGGTCACACTGCGCGGCCGACTCACTCCGACCAGGCTTGCCGTACCGCGGTAGTTTCGCTCGACTGGGCAGCAGCAGCTGCTGGGATTACGCTGTGGTCGTGCAAAGCAAAAGCCCTGCCCGCGTAGTTACCCTCGCCGTCATCGTTGATGTCATCGCTGTCGTCGCGTTTGCGACCGCCGGACGTCTCCATCATGAAGAGGCAGCGAACATGGCCGGCGTCGTGAGTACCTCGCTGCCTTTCCTCGTGGGACTTGCGGCTGGCTGGATCACTGTTCTGAAAGCGCTAGAAAATGCGCACCCACTCGCGGTCTTCCCGACGGGCATCGCTCTGTGGGCTTGGACGATGGTCGGCGGGGTCATCATTCGCCTGCTATCGGGTGAGGGCGCCGCACTCGCGTTCGTACTCACCGCCGCGTTGGTGACGGGAGCATTGCTCATCGGCTGGCGCGGAATCGCGCAGCTGGTGCTCTACTTTCGGCGCAGAGCAAGCGCATCAGCTAGTTCTGAAGCGGTCTGAGAAAACGGCCAGCTGAGTCGACAGCCGCGTGTGCGGTTCCTGCCTCGCCGACGAATACCGCGAAAGCGAGGTCACCGTCGATTCCAATAAACCAGCCGTGCATTTCGTCGCTCTTGTCGCCTTCGGCGGTTCCCACGGCGCCGATGAGCCCCGGCAAGTCCCCCAATTCAGCCGCACTCCCCTCGGTGACCACCTCACGCATCATGCGTTTCAGCGCGTTGGTCAGCGCGAGATCAAGCGGCAGGAGTTCTTCCACGCCCTCCGCGCCCTCCGCGGCCTCAGTCGTCGCTGACGGACTTGAGACATCGCGTGCTGCTCCGTTGGTGGGCGCGACAAGCACTGGTTCGGGGACGGAGCCGCGAGCAATTGAGGCCGCGACGAGCGCCATTCCGAATGGACTCGTCAGGACATCGCCCTGTCCGATCGACGCTTCAACGCGTTCCGTCCCCGATTCTGAGAATGGGACGCTGCCCGTGAGCGTAGTGAGACCCGGCGTTTCGAGGTCGAGACCGATTCCAAGACGCAGCGCCATATCATGCAGCGCTTCGTTGGATAATCCGAGCGCAATCTGCGCCAGCGTTGTATTGCACGACCGTGCAAATGCGCTTGAGAAGGGCACCTCACCAGGTGTTTCTTCGCCAGGGTTGGCGACCCGACGTTCCTCGTAGATTCCTTCCTCTGGGC is from Hoyosella subflava DQS3-9A1 and encodes:
- a CDS encoding DUF3054 domain-containing protein, which translates into the protein MQSKSPARVVTLAVIVDVIAVVAFATAGRLHHEEAANMAGVVSTSLPFLVGLAAGWITVLKALENAHPLAVFPTGIALWAWTMVGGVIIRLLSGEGAALAFVLTAALVTGALLIGWRGIAQLVLYFRRRASASASSEAV